From Cricetulus griseus strain 17A/GY chromosome 1 unlocalized genomic scaffold, alternate assembly CriGri-PICRH-1.0 chr1_0, whole genome shotgun sequence, a single genomic window includes:
- the Ddx39b gene encoding spliceosome RNA helicase DDX39B isoform X2, whose translation MAENDVDNELLDYEDDEVETAAGGDGTEAPAKKDVKGSYVSIHSSGFRDFLLKPELLRAIVDCGFEHPSEVQHECIPQAILGMDVLCQAKSGMGKTAVFVLATLQQLEPITGQVSVLVMCHTRELAFQISKEYERFSKYMPNVKVAVFFGGLSIKKDEEVLKKNCPHIVVGTPGRILALARNKSLNLKHIKHFILDECDKMLEQLDMRRDVQEIFRMTPHEKQVMMFSATLSKEIRPVCRKFMQDPMEIFVDDETKLTLHGLQQYYVKLKDNEKNRKLFDLLDVLEFNQVVIFVKSVQRCIALAQLLVEQNFPAIAIHRGMPQEERLSRYQQFKDFQRRILVATNLFGRGMDIERVNIAFNYDMPEDSDTYLHRVARAGRFGTKGLAITFVSDENDAKILNDVQDRFEVNISELPDEIDISSYIEQTR comes from the exons ATGGCAGAGAATGATGTGGACAATGAGCTCTTGGACTATGAAGACGACGAGGTGGAGACAGCAGCAGGTGGAGATGGGACGGAAGCTCCTGCCAAGAAAGACGTGAAGGGCTCCTACGTCTCCATCCACAGCTCCGGCTTTCGAGACTTCCTGCTCAAGCCAGAGTTGCTCCGGGCCATCGTGGACTGTGGCTTTGAGCATCCATCAGAGG TCCAGCATGAATGCATCCCACAGGCCATTCTGGGGATGGATGTCCTGTGCCAGGCCAAGTCAGGCATGGGGAAGACAGCAGTGTTTGTCCTGGCCACACTGCAGCAGCTGGAGCCAATCACTGGGCAG GTGTCTGTGCTGGTGATGTGTCACACTAGGGAGTTGGCTTTTCAGATCAGCAAGGAATACGAGCGCTTCTCAAAGTACATGCCGAATGTCAAG GTGGCAGTGTTTTTTGGTGGTCTGTCTATCAAGAAGGATGAAGAGGTGCTGAAGAAGAACTGCCCACACATCGTCGTGGGGACTCCTGGCCGAATTCTAGCCCTGGCTCGAAATAAGAGCCTGAACCTCAAGCACATTAAACACTTTATCTTGGACGAATGTGACAAGATGCTTGAACAGCTCG ACATGCGTCGGGATGTCCAGGAAATTTTTCGCATGACCCCCCATGAGAAGCAGGTCATGATGTTCAGTGCTACCTTGAGCAAAGAGATCCGGCCAGTCTGCCGCAAGTTCATGCAAGAT CCTATGGAGATCTTCGTGGATGATGAGACCAAGTTGACGCTGCACGGGTTGCAGCAATACTACGTGAAACTGAAGGACAACGAGAAGAACCGGAAGCTCTTTGACCTTCTCGATGTCCTCGAGTTCAACCAG GTGGTGATCTTTGTGAAGTCCGTGCAGCGGTGCATCGCCCTGGCCCAGCTTCTGGTGGAGCAGAACTTCCCCGCCATTGCTATCCACCGCGGCATGCCCCAGGAGGAGAG GCTCTCTCGGTATCAGCAGTTCAAGGATTTCCAGCGGAGGATTCTTGTGGCCACCAACCTGTTTGGTCGAGGCATGGACATTGAGCGTGTGAACATCGCCTTCAACTATGACATGCCAGAGGACTCAGACACCTACCTGCACCGG GTGGCCAGAGCAGGCCGGTTTGGCACCAAGGGCTTGGCCATCACATTTGTGTCAGATGAGAATGATGCTAAGATCCTCAATGACGTGCAGGACCGCTTTGAGGTCAACATCAGTGAGCTCCCCGATGAGATCGACATCTCCTCCTACA TTGAACAGACACGGTAG
- the Ddx39b gene encoding spliceosome RNA helicase DDX39B isoform X3: protein MAENDVDNELLDYEDDEVETAAGGDGTEAPAKKDVKGSYVSIHSSGFRDFLLKPELLRAIVDCGFEHPSEVQHECIPQAILGMDVLCQAKSGMGKTAVFVLATLQQLEPITGQVSVLVMCHTRELAFQISKEYERFSKYMPNVKVAVFFGGLSIKKDEEVLKKNCPHIVVGTPGRILALARNKSLNLKHIKHFILDECDKMLEQLDMRRDVQEIFRMTPHEKQVMMFSATLSKEIRPVCRKFMQDPMEIFVDDETKLTLHGLQQYYVKLKDNEKNRKLFDLLDVLEFNQVVIFVKSVQRCIALAQLLVEQNFPAIAIHRGMPQEESSRISSGGFLWPPTCLVEAWTLSV from the exons ATGGCAGAGAATGATGTGGACAATGAGCTCTTGGACTATGAAGACGACGAGGTGGAGACAGCAGCAGGTGGAGATGGGACGGAAGCTCCTGCCAAGAAAGACGTGAAGGGCTCCTACGTCTCCATCCACAGCTCCGGCTTTCGAGACTTCCTGCTCAAGCCAGAGTTGCTCCGGGCCATCGTGGACTGTGGCTTTGAGCATCCATCAGAGG TCCAGCATGAATGCATCCCACAGGCCATTCTGGGGATGGATGTCCTGTGCCAGGCCAAGTCAGGCATGGGGAAGACAGCAGTGTTTGTCCTGGCCACACTGCAGCAGCTGGAGCCAATCACTGGGCAG GTGTCTGTGCTGGTGATGTGTCACACTAGGGAGTTGGCTTTTCAGATCAGCAAGGAATACGAGCGCTTCTCAAAGTACATGCCGAATGTCAAG GTGGCAGTGTTTTTTGGTGGTCTGTCTATCAAGAAGGATGAAGAGGTGCTGAAGAAGAACTGCCCACACATCGTCGTGGGGACTCCTGGCCGAATTCTAGCCCTGGCTCGAAATAAGAGCCTGAACCTCAAGCACATTAAACACTTTATCTTGGACGAATGTGACAAGATGCTTGAACAGCTCG ACATGCGTCGGGATGTCCAGGAAATTTTTCGCATGACCCCCCATGAGAAGCAGGTCATGATGTTCAGTGCTACCTTGAGCAAAGAGATCCGGCCAGTCTGCCGCAAGTTCATGCAAGAT CCTATGGAGATCTTCGTGGATGATGAGACCAAGTTGACGCTGCACGGGTTGCAGCAATACTACGTGAAACTGAAGGACAACGAGAAGAACCGGAAGCTCTTTGACCTTCTCGATGTCCTCGAGTTCAACCAG GTGGTGATCTTTGTGAAGTCCGTGCAGCGGTGCATCGCCCTGGCCCAGCTTCTGGTGGAGCAGAACTTCCCCGCCATTGCTATCCACCGCGGCATGCCCCAGGAGGAGAG TTCAAGGATTTCCAGCGGAGGATTCTTGTGGCCACCAACCTGTTTGGTCGAGGCATGGACATTGAGCGTGTGA